From a single Collimonas pratensis genomic region:
- a CDS encoding discoidin domain-containing protein has product MKHPGAPLTLSDLQTLKVYVDQGKEPWKSAYDQMASSYMSKLTYERYGPFAKVSRAPNENLQAWRNDMVAIWNLSRMWYFTRDDRYAEKAHEMLLAWATTQTEFSGRESMLDLGDYAYMFVGGADILRGAWSGWKEADTAIVKKYFKDVLMPAANPYGESSYGAANKGALALVALGLMAIYNDDLETLDKVVYQTRTLAHIGLRNSNDIGMLGDSLRDQGHAYGQFRSLTMLAEALWSQGIDIYSDLDNRLLAAGEYFARVNELVPTAALPFGTTDAYYTSDRTGHGWQGGGGGNVALTQIYGAYVLRKGLQAPFIAQRRLWMPVDGDSFMFLKDSDTSKATPPPALPIPSTTSITSGFSNADIGGASPAGAATYAAGKWNVAGAGWGIWGALDSCHFAYKAITGNGSIIAKVESLQNTHPSAMAGVMMRTSLDPGAPRAWMAINYKGEALQNMTKLAVYGGSNYANKVASSGPTYWVKLERIGNIITGYVSPDGTNWAATDVGRIDAPVPDTIYVGLVVTSVTNGTLNSSTFSNVQITGGDGGAPSVIPAAPAMLLASPGDGAVPLRWQASFGATSYTVKRSAFNGGPTTTIASGVTGSSYTDKSVINGTTYYYTVTATNSAGTSDNSPADSATPVRPMVNVATGGTANDSENNPANARNAFDQNSATQWFHTGVTGWLQYDLGHTEIVQRYTVTSFSDKVSRDPKNWQFQGSNNGATWTTLDTQSNQERFELKSYMVASPSSYRYYRLNITANNGDSKFTGLAEFGLFASKP; this is encoded by the coding sequence AGGGCAAGGAACCGTGGAAGTCCGCCTACGACCAAATGGCGAGCAGTTACATGTCCAAGCTCACCTACGAAAGGTACGGCCCGTTCGCGAAAGTGAGCCGCGCCCCTAACGAGAATCTCCAGGCTTGGCGCAACGACATGGTCGCGATCTGGAATCTCTCGCGGATGTGGTATTTCACTCGGGACGACCGATACGCGGAGAAGGCGCACGAGATGCTACTTGCGTGGGCCACCACCCAGACTGAGTTCTCGGGTCGCGAGTCGATGCTCGATCTGGGCGACTACGCTTACATGTTCGTGGGCGGCGCGGACATCCTGCGCGGCGCATGGTCCGGCTGGAAGGAGGCCGACACGGCGATCGTCAAGAAGTACTTCAAGGACGTCCTGATGCCGGCAGCGAATCCCTATGGCGAAAGCTCGTACGGGGCCGCCAACAAGGGCGCACTGGCTCTCGTCGCTCTTGGACTGATGGCAATCTACAACGACGATCTCGAGACATTGGACAAGGTCGTCTATCAGACGCGTACGCTCGCCCATATCGGACTGCGCAATTCCAACGACATCGGCATGCTCGGCGACTCCCTGCGCGACCAGGGGCACGCCTATGGACAGTTCCGGTCGCTGACCATGCTCGCCGAGGCGCTCTGGAGCCAAGGCATCGACATCTATTCCGATCTTGACAATCGCCTGCTGGCGGCGGGTGAGTATTTCGCGAGGGTGAATGAGCTCGTCCCCACGGCAGCGCTTCCTTTCGGCACCACCGATGCGTACTACACCTCCGACCGCACCGGGCACGGCTGGCAGGGCGGCGGCGGCGGGAATGTGGCGCTCACTCAGATTTATGGCGCCTACGTCCTTCGCAAGGGGCTCCAGGCACCCTTTATCGCGCAGAGACGCCTCTGGATGCCGGTGGACGGCGACAGCTTCATGTTCCTCAAGGATTCCGACACCTCGAAGGCGACGCCGCCGCCGGCGCTGCCGATTCCGTCGACCACCTCGATCACCTCGGGATTCAGCAATGCTGACATCGGGGGCGCCAGCCCGGCCGGCGCGGCCACATACGCCGCCGGCAAATGGAACGTGGCTGGGGCAGGCTGGGGTATCTGGGGCGCACTCGACAGTTGCCACTTCGCCTACAAGGCCATCACCGGCAACGGCAGCATCATCGCCAAAGTCGAGTCGCTCCAGAACACCCACCCGTCCGCAATGGCGGGCGTGATGATGCGCACAAGCCTGGATCCAGGCGCTCCGCGCGCCTGGATGGCGATAAATTACAAAGGTGAAGCCTTACAGAACATGACGAAACTGGCGGTGTATGGCGGCTCGAACTACGCGAACAAGGTTGCGAGCTCCGGGCCCACTTACTGGGTGAAGCTCGAGCGCATCGGGAACATCATCACCGGCTACGTTTCTCCCGATGGCACCAATTGGGCTGCCACCGACGTCGGCCGCATCGACGCCCCCGTTCCCGACACGATCTATGTCGGTCTGGTGGTCACCTCAGTCACTAATGGCACCCTGAACAGCTCCACCTTCAGCAACGTGCAGATTACCGGCGGCGACGGTGGTGCGCCGAGCGTCATCCCCGCGGCGCCGGCCATGCTGCTGGCCTCGCCGGGCGATGGCGCAGTCCCGCTGCGCTGGCAGGCGTCCTTCGGCGCCACCAGCTACACGGTCAAGCGCTCCGCCTTCAACGGCGGCCCAACCACAACCATCGCGTCGGGTGTCACGGGCAGCAGTTACACGGACAAGTCGGTGATCAACGGCACGACCTACTACTACACCGTCACGGCGACCAACTCCGCCGGCACGAGCGATAATTCTCCCGCGGACAGCGCTACACCGGTGCGTCCGATGGTGAACGTCGCCACGGGCGGCACCGCCAACGACAGTGAGAACAACCCAGCCAACGCCAGAAACGCCTTCGACCAAAATTCGGCGACGCAATGGTTCCACACCGGCGTGACCGGCTGGCTGCAGTACGACCTTGGCCACACGGAGATCGTTCAACGCTATACGGTCACCAGTTTCAGCGACAAGGTCTCGCGCGATCCGAAGAACTGGCAGTTCCAGGGCTCTAACAACGGTGCCACCTGGACGACGCTCGACACGCAAAGCAATCAGGAACGCTTCGAGCTGAAAAGCTACATGGTCGCGAGTCCGTCCTCCTATCGCTACTACCGGCTCAACATCACAGCCAATAATGGCGACAGCAAATTTACGGGTCTCGCCGAATTTGGGCTGTTCGCGTCCAAGCCGTAG
- a CDS encoding beta strand repeat-containing protein — protein sequence MPTPHFLTRNYLAALIVSLAAAGCGGGDGGTTSGNTNSNADTTTAVVDITAAILANQNIALSTDSVINLPAGVTTYTGVISGQGTLLLNPAAGSSHPSTFVLTRASTFMLPDSRQVETVTKTVYPGMGYALSITGSNPPALTINPGVTLQIGSNTSADNSPNIIATSDSKNPASVVNGEINLDNILNNGAIVLNSAQFILLGQVSGTGSISQLPNVWGGNSMGGVNPFSGVLALSAGQDFGTNHVSPSIPNAKAVVNEGSWLVWSAPNSVVTVTQNIYEASFGGDINFHPIGNSRIIMRGVYSHTDNSPHGSPNLVNPGLSDASLNLAKVIYRGGPNDVNGNDGSYRGINIESGGTVQWGDGTTHDFFLPSAPSPFAASPALGAKNAYINLHRGGTLALNYNGPVSLNVGITGGGGGPDRDGSTGTGNVTIMPTTGNDVTFSQPQNYNGITTIGAKAILRLGAGSPQPLNYDKLVYNSSTQQYVKSTTLQATYSGDSSLLTAESIGGASTDSIVNDGSLIVQNTTDAITLSNISGTGTFLQNGTASTTLRNNSFSGAAIINSGSVLAASANAFGSGNLINNAGLGLGNTQFELALGGSYQQNASGSLTLPINGTSKGVDYGHLTVPGPVVLGGVLALKFNGTFTSGQKFALIDAGGGISGSFSNVTSSGPAVDITLNGGVLYATVR from the coding sequence ATGCCTACCCCACATTTTTTGACCAGGAACTACCTTGCTGCACTGATCGTTTCTCTTGCAGCTGCCGGCTGCGGCGGTGGCGATGGCGGTACAACGAGCGGCAATACAAACAGTAACGCCGACACCACAACGGCGGTTGTCGATATTACTGCGGCTATCCTCGCCAATCAGAACATCGCGCTCAGCACCGACTCGGTTATCAATCTACCGGCCGGCGTCACTACTTATACTGGGGTGATCTCGGGCCAAGGAACGCTGCTCTTAAATCCTGCGGCAGGCAGTAGCCATCCGAGCACTTTTGTCCTCACTCGGGCCAGCACATTCATGCTACCCGACAGCCGCCAGGTTGAGACAGTGACAAAAACCGTCTATCCCGGCATGGGATATGCTCTCAGCATCACCGGAAGCAATCCTCCCGCGCTGACTATCAATCCTGGCGTAACGCTGCAAATCGGCAGCAATACCAGCGCGGATAACTCGCCGAATATTATCGCCACCTCGGACAGCAAAAACCCGGCTAGTGTGGTCAACGGAGAGATCAATCTTGACAATATTCTCAACAACGGCGCCATCGTTCTGAACAGTGCCCAGTTCATTCTGCTTGGGCAGGTCAGCGGTACCGGCTCCATCTCGCAGCTGCCGAACGTTTGGGGCGGCAATTCGATGGGCGGCGTCAACCCATTCTCTGGCGTGCTGGCGCTGAGCGCCGGACAGGATTTCGGGACGAATCACGTCAGCCCATCGATACCCAATGCCAAGGCAGTGGTCAATGAAGGGTCGTGGCTGGTCTGGAGTGCGCCCAACAGTGTCGTGACTGTCACGCAGAATATCTACGAGGCGAGTTTTGGCGGGGATATCAATTTCCATCCCATCGGCAATTCGAGAATCATCATGCGTGGCGTTTATAGCCACACGGATAACAGTCCGCACGGCAGCCCTAATCTGGTCAATCCCGGTTTGAGCGACGCCAGCCTGAATCTGGCGAAAGTGATTTACCGCGGCGGCCCGAATGACGTCAATGGCAACGACGGCAGCTATAGAGGCATCAATATCGAAAGCGGCGGCACGGTCCAGTGGGGAGACGGCACGACGCACGACTTTTTCCTGCCCTCCGCGCCGTCGCCGTTCGCGGCGAGCCCGGCGCTGGGAGCAAAGAATGCCTATATCAACTTGCATCGAGGCGGCACTCTGGCCTTGAACTACAATGGTCCGGTCTCGCTGAACGTGGGTATCACCGGCGGCGGCGGCGGCCCTGACCGCGACGGCAGTACAGGGACGGGGAATGTCACCATCATGCCGACGACCGGCAACGATGTTACCTTTAGCCAGCCGCAAAATTACAACGGCATTACAACCATCGGCGCCAAGGCAATTTTACGATTGGGAGCTGGCTCGCCGCAACCTTTGAACTACGATAAATTGGTCTACAACAGCTCGACTCAACAATACGTCAAGAGCACAACGTTGCAGGCAACTTACAGCGGTGACAGCAGTTTGCTGACGGCAGAGTCGATCGGTGGCGCATCGACCGACAGCATCGTCAACGACGGCAGCCTGATTGTTCAAAACACGACCGACGCCATCACACTTTCCAATATCAGCGGTACCGGGACTTTTCTGCAGAACGGTACAGCCAGCACTACCTTGCGTAACAACAGCTTCAGCGGAGCTGCCATCATCAACAGCGGTAGCGTACTGGCGGCCAGCGCTAATGCTTTCGGCAGCGGCAACCTGATCAACAATGCCGGCCTCGGACTGGGAAACACCCAGTTTGAGCTGGCGTTGGGCGGCAGTTATCAACAAAACGCAAGCGGTTCTTTGACATTGCCAATCAACGGCACCAGCAAGGGCGTCGACTACGGCCATCTGACGGTGCCCGGCCCGGTTGTTTTGGGTGGTGTCCTGGCATTAAAATTCAACGGCACTTTCACAAGCGGCCAGAAATTTGCATTGATCGATGCCGGTGGCGGCATCAGCGGTTCTTTCAGCAATGTTACGAGTTCAGGGCCTGCCGTCGACATCACGTTGAATGGCGGGGTTTTGTATGCGACAGTGAGGTAA
- a CDS encoding LysR family transcriptional regulator has translation MDFNALEDFQLVAAHGGFGKASRASGRSKATLSRRVADLEEALGIRLIERGARSLELTEAGQLLRARTEGPMHEVADAVAAARDGLATPRGRLRIAAPLLFSQLALGRIAARFLASYPEVQIEAVAEDRLVNLVDEHFDVAIRINPSKDSALVGRCFAKDRLVLAAAPSIQMPKGDRDKPFPVPAVVAPSYRDGDIWSVRNGQFTIEPRPVLRLSSLLMVRDAIVDGAGAAMLPQSIIGSLLEKGELVSWGIAGDEVELWVLHTSRRLQSPKVRAFVDFMCKQYPNGSFTIPIR, from the coding sequence ATGGATTTCAATGCCCTCGAAGACTTCCAGTTAGTGGCCGCTCATGGCGGCTTTGGAAAAGCCAGCCGCGCCAGCGGGCGCTCTAAAGCGACCCTGTCGCGTCGTGTTGCTGACCTAGAAGAAGCATTGGGTATACGGCTCATCGAGCGGGGCGCTCGCAGCCTGGAGTTGACCGAAGCAGGCCAGCTGCTGCGCGCCAGAACGGAGGGACCAATGCACGAGGTCGCCGACGCCGTCGCTGCCGCAAGAGACGGCCTTGCGACGCCGCGCGGGCGTCTGCGTATCGCAGCGCCGCTCCTGTTTTCGCAGTTGGCCCTGGGGCGGATTGCCGCCCGGTTCCTGGCGAGCTACCCGGAAGTGCAGATCGAAGCCGTGGCTGAGGACCGTCTCGTCAATCTAGTAGACGAGCATTTCGATGTCGCCATACGGATCAATCCGAGCAAAGACAGTGCACTGGTCGGCAGATGCTTTGCCAAAGACCGGCTAGTCCTTGCTGCCGCACCATCCATTCAGATGCCGAAGGGAGATCGTGACAAGCCGTTTCCCGTTCCAGCGGTGGTCGCCCCGAGCTATCGCGACGGGGACATCTGGTCCGTTCGTAATGGTCAGTTCACCATCGAACCGCGACCTGTTCTGCGTCTGTCTTCACTCCTGATGGTTCGGGATGCTATTGTCGACGGCGCAGGAGCAGCGATGCTGCCGCAGTCCATCATCGGAAGCTTGCTGGAAAAAGGCGAGCTGGTATCGTGGGGAATTGCCGGGGACGAAGTTGAGCTGTGGGTCCTGCACACCTCTCGCCGTTTGCAGAGTCCTAAAGTCCGGGCCTTTGTGGATTTCATGTGCAAGCAATATCCCAATGGGTCGTTCACCATTCCAATCCGATGA
- a CDS encoding NADP-dependent oxidoreductase — translation MNNIRALILTEYGGPSAIKISSIEAPTAGEGQVLVRVQAAGVNGLDWKVREGYVRDAFPLQLPTVLGIELAGVVEAVGAGITQLRKGDRVMGPRGGLGAYADLVAVDEANLTLMPDSLSFLDAAALPVASVAAWQSLNFAGPVQAGQRILIHGAAGGLGGFAVQYAHQAGAVVFATTLEAHADYVRGLGADHVIAYDKEQFEASARDIDLVLDYVGGEVLNRSWSVLAEDGVIVSTASPAIQANTPAGRRGLWFMNTPDAARLQSIAEDVAHGRLQSKVNAVVRFDELPEAIERNRTQPQIGKTVVNFSL, via the coding sequence ATGAACAATATCCGTGCATTGATTCTTACCGAATACGGCGGCCCATCCGCCATCAAGATTTCGTCCATCGAGGCACCGACGGCAGGAGAAGGCCAAGTGCTGGTCCGCGTCCAGGCCGCAGGTGTCAATGGACTGGACTGGAAGGTCCGAGAAGGTTATGTCCGGGACGCTTTCCCGTTGCAATTGCCGACTGTCTTGGGCATCGAACTGGCCGGAGTCGTCGAAGCGGTGGGTGCGGGCATCACACAATTGCGTAAAGGCGATCGCGTCATGGGGCCTCGCGGTGGATTGGGCGCCTATGCCGATCTGGTAGCGGTAGACGAGGCTAATCTTACCCTGATGCCTGACTCGCTGAGCTTCCTGGACGCGGCGGCCTTGCCTGTGGCGTCCGTGGCGGCATGGCAAAGCCTGAACTTTGCCGGTCCGGTACAGGCTGGCCAGCGCATTCTTATCCACGGCGCTGCTGGCGGTCTCGGGGGATTCGCGGTGCAGTACGCGCATCAGGCAGGCGCTGTAGTGTTTGCCACCACCTTAGAGGCTCATGCCGACTACGTTCGCGGCCTGGGCGCTGACCACGTCATCGCCTACGACAAAGAGCAGTTCGAAGCCTCGGCACGCGATATCGACCTGGTACTCGACTACGTCGGCGGCGAGGTGTTGAACCGCTCATGGTCAGTCCTTGCGGAAGATGGCGTCATCGTCAGCACCGCATCGCCGGCCATACAGGCGAACACCCCCGCAGGGCGCCGTGGCCTGTGGTTCATGAACACACCGGATGCCGCACGGCTGCAATCGATCGCAGAGGACGTGGCACACGGACGCTTGCAGTCGAAGGTCAACGCCGTCGTGCGCTTCGACGAACTGCCTGAAGCGATCGAGCGTAATCGGACCCAACCGCAAATCGGCAAGACGGTAGTGAATTTCTCCCTTTAA
- a CDS encoding SDR family oxidoreductase yields the protein MTIIVTGATGTIGRQVVEQLVKRGADVRALVRDPSKANFPTGVGVVQGDLLDVDSLRSAFSGASTLFLLNAVVPDEYTQALIALNVAREAGIERIVYLSVIHSDLYVNVPHFAGKFGVERMIERMGLNATILRPAYFMGNDLTIKDVVTGHGIYPMPIGSKGLAMVDTGDIAEIAAIELIRRERSTIPLPLDRINLVGPDTLTGADIAAIWTDVLGRPIAYPGDDPAGFEKNLRQFMPSWMAFDMRLMSERFLTEGMIPEAGDVERLTALLGRPLRSYRDFASEIATSA from the coding sequence ATGACTATTATCGTTACCGGCGCTACCGGCACTATCGGCCGCCAAGTTGTCGAGCAACTCGTGAAGCGAGGCGCCGATGTTCGCGCTCTCGTTCGCGACCCTTCGAAGGCAAACTTTCCAACAGGCGTCGGCGTCGTCCAAGGCGATCTGCTCGACGTCGATTCACTGCGCAGCGCCTTCTCCGGCGCCTCGACACTGTTCCTGCTCAACGCGGTGGTACCCGACGAATACACTCAGGCGCTGATTGCGCTTAACGTCGCCCGGGAGGCCGGGATCGAGCGGATCGTCTACCTCTCCGTGATTCATAGTGACCTTTACGTGAACGTGCCGCACTTCGCAGGCAAATTCGGGGTTGAACGCATGATCGAGCGAATGGGACTCAACGCAACCATCTTGCGCCCCGCCTACTTCATGGGTAACGACCTCACGATCAAGGATGTGGTAACCGGCCACGGCATTTATCCGATGCCGATCGGTAGCAAGGGTTTGGCAATGGTCGATACGGGCGACATCGCTGAGATCGCGGCCATCGAACTTATCCGCCGAGAACGAAGCACTATCCCACTTCCTCTGGACCGGATTAATCTCGTTGGCCCTGACACCTTGACCGGCGCAGACATCGCTGCGATCTGGACAGACGTCCTGGGTCGTCCGATCGCCTATCCGGGCGATGACCCCGCCGGGTTCGAGAAAAACCTTCGACAATTCATGCCGAGCTGGATGGCCTTTGATATGCGCCTGATGAGCGAGCGTTTTCTCACTGAGGGAATGATTCCGGAAGCCGGCGATGTGGAACGTTTGACCGCGCTCCTGGGACGTCCTCTTCGTTCCTATCGCGACTTCGCTTCCGAGATTGCGACTTCAGCCTAA
- a CDS encoding DUF6527 family protein, producing MRYRGETLYAHRARGDDWSLTYDGKTVSLDPSIGNWSLPCRAHVMFCYSIL from the coding sequence ATGCGATATCGTGGAGAAACACTCTACGCACATCGTGCGCGAGGCGACGATTGGTCACTAACCTACGACGGCAAAACGGTGTCATTGGATCCCTCAATTGGCAACTGGTCGCTGCCTTGCCGTGCTCATGTGATGTTTTGCTATAGTATTTTATAA
- a CDS encoding lysozyme inhibitor LprI family protein, which yields MKSNYRQRLAPKPTIRCFFIVLALCIMGGTPAFAAGAAQGKDMTADALDACLSNQKTVSTADQTACYATALKTYDNRLNAAYRKLMRVLPAPAAQNLRASQRAWIVFRDAELQAQSTLFETRHGTMYVPMQEYEGLALTQERALRLESYSRVLEIDGP from the coding sequence TTGAAATCGAACTATCGCCAACGGCTCGCACCCAAGCCGACGATCCGCTGCTTCTTCATAGTCCTTGCTCTCTGCATTATGGGAGGAACACCGGCGTTCGCCGCCGGTGCAGCACAAGGCAAGGATATGACTGCCGATGCGCTCGATGCCTGCCTGTCAAACCAGAAGACGGTCTCCACGGCCGACCAGACAGCCTGTTATGCGACGGCGCTCAAAACTTACGATAACCGGTTGAATGCAGCCTACCGGAAATTGATGCGGGTCTTGCCGGCGCCCGCCGCGCAGAATCTGCGAGCGTCTCAGCGAGCATGGATTGTTTTCCGGGATGCGGAGCTGCAGGCACAGTCCACTCTGTTTGAAACCCGGCACGGCACAATGTACGTACCGATGCAAGAATATGAAGGACTGGCCCTGACACAAGAGCGCGCATTGAGACTGGAATCCTACAGTCGGGTGCTCGAGATCGACGGTCCGTGA
- a CDS encoding DUF1852 domain-containing protein has translation MSKEFTFAIKSICFDEDYRPSDNTRITTNFANLARGESRQENLCNTFRMIDNRFNALAYWDNPNGDRYTVKLEIISVEMNIDGESGGNALPLIEILKTNIVDRKTNERLDGIVGNNFSSYVRDYDFSVLLLEHAKNQPEFSTPDNFGGLHGKLFKCFVNSDTYKDHFNKPPVICLSVSSSKTYHRTENRHPVLGVEYQQDEYSLTDEYFKKMGLKVRYFMPPNSAAPLAFYFAGDLLGDYTNLELISTISTMDTFQKIYRPEIYNANSPAGKSYRPSLKHQDYSLTRIVYDREERSRLAIEQGRFVEENFIKPYQASLEQWSVNYAL, from the coding sequence ATGAGTAAAGAGTTTACATTTGCCATCAAGAGCATTTGTTTCGATGAAGACTATCGTCCTTCAGACAATACGCGTATCACAACCAACTTTGCTAATTTGGCTAGGGGAGAGAGTCGCCAAGAGAACTTGTGCAACACCTTCAGGATGATTGACAATCGTTTCAATGCCCTGGCGTATTGGGATAATCCCAATGGCGATCGCTATACCGTCAAACTTGAAATCATTTCCGTTGAGATGAATATTGATGGTGAAAGCGGTGGCAATGCCCTTCCTTTGATTGAAATATTGAAGACGAATATTGTTGATCGAAAAACCAACGAACGCCTTGATGGCATCGTAGGGAATAATTTTTCCTCTTACGTACGAGATTATGACTTTAGCGTGCTGTTGCTGGAGCACGCCAAGAATCAGCCCGAATTCAGCACGCCAGATAATTTTGGAGGCCTGCATGGAAAGCTGTTCAAGTGTTTCGTGAATTCAGACACTTACAAAGATCATTTCAATAAGCCGCCCGTGATATGTCTGAGTGTTTCGAGTAGCAAGACTTATCATCGGACTGAAAATCGGCATCCTGTATTGGGCGTTGAATACCAGCAAGATGAATATTCTTTAACTGACGAATATTTCAAAAAAATGGGGCTGAAGGTTCGCTACTTCATGCCTCCGAATAGTGCCGCGCCCTTGGCTTTTTATTTTGCTGGTGATTTGCTGGGTGATTACACCAATCTTGAGCTTATCAGCACCATCAGCACAATGGATACCTTCCAAAAGATTTACCGGCCTGAGATTTACAACGCGAATTCTCCAGCAGGAAAATCCTATCGACCAAGTTTGAAGCACCAGGATTACTCATTAACTCGCATTGTCTATGATCGGGAAGAGCGTAGCCGGCTGGCGATTGAGCAGGGAAGGTTTGTTGAGGAGAACTTTATCAAACCATACCAAGCTAGTCTTGAGCAGTGGTCCGTTAATTACGCTCTTTGA
- a CDS encoding methionine synthase: MKKLLPTSTAGSLPKPSWLAQPETLWSPWKLQDEGLIEGKQDALRLSLQEQQHAGIDIVSDGEQTRQHFVTTFIEHLSGVDFENRKTVRIRDRYDASVPTVVGAVARQKPVFVEDAKFLRRQTKQPIKWALPGPMTMIDTLYDNHYKSREKLAWEFAKILNQEARELEAAGVDIIQFDEPAFNVFFDEVNDWGVATLEKAIEGLKCETAVHICYGYGIKANTDWKKTLGSEWRQYEEAFPKLQKSSIDIVSLECHNSHVPMDLIELIRGKKVMVGAIDVAANTIETPEEVANTLRKALQFVDADKLYPCTNCGMAPLSREVARGKLNALSAGAEIVRRELSN; encoded by the coding sequence GTGAAAAAATTGTTACCCACATCAACTGCTGGCAGCTTACCTAAACCCTCTTGGCTTGCACAACCCGAAACACTTTGGTCACCTTGGAAATTGCAAGATGAGGGCTTGATCGAGGGCAAACAAGATGCTTTGCGTTTGTCACTGCAGGAACAGCAACACGCGGGTATTGATATCGTCAGTGATGGCGAACAAACGCGCCAACATTTTGTTACCACGTTTATTGAACACCTCAGCGGCGTTGATTTTGAAAACCGTAAGACCGTTAGAATTCGTGATCGCTATGATGCGAGCGTACCGACGGTCGTTGGTGCTGTTGCTCGCCAAAAACCGGTCTTTGTTGAGGATGCCAAGTTTTTACGTCGGCAAACCAAGCAACCCATCAAATGGGCTTTGCCGGGTCCCATGACCATGATCGATACGCTTTATGACAACCATTATAAAAGTCGTGAAAAATTGGCTTGGGAATTCGCCAAAATACTCAATCAAGAAGCCAGGGAGTTAGAGGCTGCTGGTGTCGATATCATCCAATTTGATGAGCCCGCATTCAATGTTTTCTTTGATGAGGTGAATGATTGGGGAGTTGCCACATTAGAAAAGGCCATTGAAGGACTTAAGTGTGAAACTGCTGTCCATATTTGCTATGGCTATGGCATCAAAGCCAATACGGATTGGAAAAAGACGCTGGGTTCAGAGTGGCGACAATATGAAGAAGCTTTTCCCAAGCTGCAAAAATCCAGTATCGATATAGTCTCACTGGAATGTCACAACTCTCATGTTCCAATGGATCTGATTGAGCTCATTCGGGGTAAAAAAGTGATGGTCGGCGCCATTGATGTGGCAGCCAACACTATTGAAACACCCGAGGAAGTAGCCAATACACTACGAAAAGCACTTCAATTTGTAGATGCCGACAAGCTCTATCCTTGCACCAACTGTGGCATGGCTCCCCTATCTCGCGAAGTTGCAAGAGGCAAGCTAAATGCTTTAAGTGCAGGCGCAGAAATCGTCCGCAGAGAGCTCTCAAACTAA
- a CDS encoding flavin reductase family protein produces the protein MSLSSSAIEPLSFREALGHYASGITVITSHIDGEPIGFTCQSFHSVSMNPPLVSFSVMSSSASYPKIRRAGRFAVNILSDEQVKISNQFARRGTDKWHEIEWRESPLGNPVIVGSLHWLDCEIHAEHAAGDHLIVIGEVKALNLQEAAATQPLLYYKGQYCNLAAHSPV, from the coding sequence ATGTCACTTTCTAGTTCTGCTATCGAGCCATTGAGCTTTCGCGAAGCGCTCGGGCACTACGCATCCGGTATCACGGTGATTACATCACACATCGACGGCGAGCCGATTGGCTTCACTTGCCAGTCGTTCCATAGTGTGTCAATGAACCCGCCGTTGGTGTCATTCAGCGTAATGTCCAGTTCGGCCAGTTATCCCAAAATTCGCCGGGCAGGTCGATTCGCAGTGAATATCCTGTCAGATGAGCAAGTCAAGATTTCCAACCAATTCGCTCGGCGAGGCACGGACAAGTGGCACGAAATCGAATGGCGTGAATCGCCGCTGGGGAATCCGGTCATTGTCGGCAGCCTGCACTGGCTTGATTGCGAAATTCACGCCGAACACGCCGCAGGTGATCACCTGATCGTGATTGGTGAAGTGAAAGCGTTAAACCTGCAAGAAGCCGCTGCTACGCAGCCATTGCTGTATTACAAAGGACAATATTGCAACCTCGCCGCGCATAGCCCGGTTTGA